Proteins encoded within one genomic window of Actinomycetota bacterium:
- a CDS encoding response regulator transcription factor, whose product MRQIKVLVVDDDAIFRRLLCESLELEKDIHVVGEAADGEEAISKAQELIPDVILMDVKMPKMNGAVATRHIKSKEPKIKVIMLSAYVDKQLIAESLQARANAYLLKDQPLQNIIRTIRIVCRAQEWY is encoded by the coding sequence TTGAGGCAAATAAAAGTTCTGGTAGTTGATGATGACGCGATATTTCGACGATTGCTTTGCGAATCACTTGAGCTGGAAAAGGACATTCACGTGGTTGGGGAAGCCGCCGACGGTGAGGAAGCTATATCCAAAGCACAAGAACTTATTCCCGATGTAATCCTTATGGACGTTAAAATGCCAAAGATGAATGGAGCAGTGGCGACTCGCCACATAAAGTCAAAAGAACCGAAAATAAAGGTGATCATGCTCTCCGCATATGTGGATAAGCAATTGATCGCAGAATCTTTGCAAGCCAGAGCGAATGCTTATCTACTCAAGGATCAACCCCTCCAAAATATCATCCGAACGATAAGGATCGTCTGTCGCGCACAGGAATGGTATTGA